A window from Malania oleifera isolate guangnan ecotype guangnan chromosome 7, ASM2987363v1, whole genome shotgun sequence encodes these proteins:
- the LOC131159458 gene encoding mitochondrial pyruvate carrier 1, whose translation MSAAFRAFLNSPVGPKTTHFWGPVANWGFVVAGLVDMKKPPEMISGNMTAAMCVYSGLFMRFAWMVQPRNYLLLACHASNETVQLYQLSRWAKGQGYLQEKKDESASQ comes from the exons ATGTCAGCTGCCTTCCGAGCATTCTTGAACAGTCCTGTGGGTCCAAAAACAACTCATTTTTGGGGACCAGTTGCCAATTGGGGTTTTGTTGTCGCA GGCTTAGTGGACATGAAGAAACCTCCAGAAATGATATCTGGCAACATGACTGCAG CAATGTGCGTGTACTCAGGCTTGTTTATGAGGTTTGCATGGATGGTTCAACCTCGCAACTATCTCCTTTTGGCTTGCCATGCTTCGAATGAAACAGTACAACTCTATCAACTCTCACGCTGGGCAAAGGGTCAAGG GTACTTGCAGGAGAAGAAAGATGAATCTGCATCTCAGTAA